The following are encoded in a window of Collinsella aerofaciens genomic DNA:
- a CDS encoding SPFH domain-containing protein, which translates to MGLLKAGLGAAGGVMADQWKEFIYCESMPADVLACKGSKRTGGRSSNTRGEDNVISNGSVIAVNDGQGMLVVQNGKIIEVALEPGEFVFDTGSEPSVFSGNLGDSIKETFANIGSRFTFGGDAGKDQRVYFINTKEIIGNKYGTASPVPFRVVDNNIGLDVDISVRCNGEYSYRITNPLLFYTNVCGNVTDSYTRDKIDSQLKSELLTALQPAFAKISEMGIRYSAIPGHTTELARALNEVLSADWRDLRGVEIVSFGVNSIAASQEDEQMIKDLQKAAVMRDPTMAAANIASAQSDAMRAAAANPNGAMAGFMGMGMAGGMGGMNASQLFAAGQAQQQAAPQPAPAHAPAPAPTAAPAAGAWTCSCGATNTGKFCSECGSPAPASAPAKWFCPNCGSENGGKFCSNCGTPRP; encoded by the coding sequence ATGGGACTCTTGAAAGCTGGATTGGGAGCTGCCGGCGGCGTCATGGCCGACCAGTGGAAGGAATTTATCTACTGCGAATCGATGCCTGCTGACGTCTTGGCCTGCAAGGGCAGCAAACGTACCGGTGGCCGCAGCTCCAACACGCGCGGCGAGGACAACGTCATCTCCAACGGCTCGGTCATCGCCGTCAACGACGGACAAGGCATGCTCGTGGTGCAAAACGGCAAGATCATCGAAGTCGCGCTGGAGCCCGGTGAGTTCGTCTTCGACACCGGCAGCGAGCCGAGCGTCTTTAGCGGCAACCTGGGCGATTCCATCAAGGAGACCTTCGCCAATATCGGCAGCCGTTTTACCTTTGGCGGCGATGCAGGCAAGGACCAGCGCGTCTACTTCATCAACACCAAGGAGATCATCGGCAACAAGTACGGCACCGCCTCGCCCGTGCCCTTCCGCGTGGTCGATAACAACATTGGCCTGGACGTCGACATCTCCGTGCGCTGCAACGGCGAGTATTCGTACCGCATCACCAACCCGCTGCTGTTCTACACCAACGTATGCGGCAACGTGACCGATAGCTACACGCGCGACAAGATCGACAGCCAGCTTAAGTCCGAGCTGCTCACCGCCCTGCAGCCCGCCTTTGCCAAGATCTCGGAGATGGGCATCCGCTACAGCGCCATCCCCGGCCACACCACCGAGCTCGCCCGCGCGCTCAACGAGGTCCTCTCTGCCGACTGGCGTGACCTGCGCGGCGTCGAGATCGTGAGCTTTGGCGTCAACTCCATCGCCGCCTCGCAAGAGGACGAGCAGATGATCAAGGACCTGCAGAAAGCCGCGGTCATGCGCGATCCCACCATGGCGGCAGCCAACATCGCCAGCGCCCAGAGCGACGCAATGCGCGCGGCAGCCGCCAACCCCAACGGCGCGATGGCAGGCTTTATGGGCATGGGCATGGCAGGTGGCATGGGCGGCATGAACGCCAGCCAGCTGTTCGCCGCCGGCCAGGCACAGCAGCAGGCCGCTCCGCAGCCGGCTCCGGCTCACGCCCCCGCACCGGCTCCCACCGCCGCACCTGCGGCCGGCGCATGGACCTGCAGCTGCGGCGCCACCAACACCGGCAAGTTCTGCTCCGAGTGCGGTAGTCCCGCACCCGCCTCGGCACCGGCCAAGTGGTTCTGCCCCAACTGCGGCAGCGAAAACGGCGGCAAGTTCTGCAGCAACTGCGGAACGCCCCGGCCCTAG
- a CDS encoding response regulator transcription factor encodes MIRVLIVEDQAILRESLARSVGDQPDMTVVSAIADASEALGVALKERPDMILMDVCTEHDSNGIVAAARIKEQLPECRIIIMTGMPEITFVDQAREAGVDSFVYKNVGIDELFAVMRSTLAGYCTFPKPPESIFSGTATLDDVELSILRLACEGKSRREIAAELFMSEGTIKRRISEILNKTGYDNIMRLAVHAVTEGSIVPNMERP; translated from the coding sequence ATGATCCGCGTCCTTATAGTCGAAGACCAGGCCATCCTGCGCGAGAGCCTGGCGCGTTCCGTTGGCGACCAGCCCGATATGACCGTTGTTTCCGCCATTGCCGATGCTTCCGAGGCCTTGGGTGTCGCGCTCAAGGAGCGCCCGGACATGATACTGATGGACGTGTGCACCGAACACGATTCAAACGGCATCGTGGCGGCGGCGCGCATCAAGGAGCAACTGCCCGAGTGTCGCATCATTATCATGACCGGCATGCCCGAGATCACCTTTGTCGATCAGGCCCGCGAGGCGGGCGTCGACAGCTTTGTGTACAAGAACGTCGGTATCGACGAGCTGTTCGCCGTGATGCGCTCCACGCTGGCGGGCTATTGCACGTTTCCCAAGCCGCCCGAGAGCATTTTTTCGGGCACGGCGACCCTCGACGATGTCGAGCTGTCGATTTTGCGCCTTGCCTGCGAGGGCAAGAGCCGCCGCGAGATCGCGGCCGAGCTGTTTATGAGCGAGGGCACCATCAAACGCCGCATCTCGGAGATTCTCAACAAGACCGGCTACGACAACATCATGCGCCTGGCCGTGCATGCGGTGACCGAAGGCAGCATCGTCCCCAACATGGAGCGCCCGTAG
- a CDS encoding DUF4428 domain-containing protein, which yields MGFFDKMFEKKECAICGTELGLLGKTKINEGYLCKECAGKLSPYFHGYRSSTADDIREQLAYREANAERLSSFNPTRTLSAGRTNIMLDEDAGLLIITSQSRWRDANPDIIEFSQVLGCDMDIDEQRTEIYRETKDGERESYNPPRYDLDYDFNLTIHVNTPYFTEINLRVNDSTIDQRGSIEYREAKRQATEVRDALVQLRQETRDSVVAAKAPKTAVTCPFCGATTIPDASGRCEYCGGAIGA from the coding sequence ATGGGCTTCTTTGACAAGATGTTCGAGAAGAAAGAGTGCGCGATTTGCGGTACCGAGCTGGGACTTCTAGGTAAGACAAAAATCAATGAAGGCTACCTGTGCAAAGAGTGCGCCGGCAAGCTCTCCCCCTACTTTCACGGCTATCGCTCCAGCACCGCGGACGACATCCGTGAGCAACTCGCCTACCGCGAGGCCAACGCCGAGCGCCTGTCTTCGTTCAACCCCACGCGCACGCTTTCTGCCGGGCGCACCAATATCATGCTCGATGAGGACGCGGGCCTGCTGATCATCACTTCGCAGAGCCGCTGGCGCGACGCCAATCCCGACATCATCGAGTTCTCGCAGGTACTCGGCTGCGATATGGATATCGACGAACAACGCACCGAGATCTATCGCGAGACCAAGGACGGCGAGCGCGAGAGCTACAACCCGCCGCGCTACGACCTGGATTACGACTTTAATCTGACCATCCACGTCAACACGCCGTACTTTACCGAGATCAACCTGCGCGTGAACGACTCCACCATCGATCAGCGCGGCTCCATCGAATATCGCGAGGCCAAGCGCCAGGCAACCGAAGTCCGCGATGCGCTGGTGCAGCTGCGCCAGGAGACGCGCGACAGCGTCGTGGCCGCCAAAGCCCCCAAGACCGCGGTGACCTGCCCCTTCTGCGGAGCCACCACCATTCCCGATGCCAGCGGGCGCTGCGAATACTGCGGCGGCGCCATCGGCGCATAG
- a CDS encoding histidine kinase N-terminal 7TM domain-containing protein, with protein sequence MPRFLVGITHQVYRHRVFAIAGVITAMFLMLLAVLPALFAFDPKLSNAAPAYSEVSEEVVDALVHSSSLPLLVAAIVFSIWGVSVYLRCLDYVLRRRLVAIATICTLWMIEVILKYKSFTPFYATVLWYLYYVPMTLIPLLYQLCGLRLAGLEQHRLGRRYCAALWIVAILLIGFVLTNDFHQQVFRFDRTSDTWSNDYTYGWGYFAVLVWTAFNFVAFFILVGRSSSFRMVDFRSQPNTLSK encoded by the coding sequence ATGCCGCGATTCCTTGTTGGCATAACACATCAGGTGTACCGCCACCGCGTCTTTGCTATCGCCGGTGTCATCACCGCGATGTTCCTCATGCTTTTGGCAGTCTTGCCGGCGCTGTTCGCCTTCGACCCTAAACTTTCTAACGCCGCGCCCGCCTATAGCGAGGTGTCCGAAGAGGTCGTGGATGCGCTCGTCCATTCGAGCTCTCTCCCGTTGCTTGTCGCCGCAATTGTATTTTCGATTTGGGGCGTATCGGTCTATCTTCGCTGTTTGGACTATGTGTTGCGCCGCCGCCTTGTTGCCATTGCCACCATTTGCACCCTGTGGATGATCGAAGTCATTCTCAAGTACAAGTCGTTCACGCCGTTCTATGCCACCGTGCTGTGGTACCTGTACTACGTGCCCATGACGCTCATTCCGCTGCTCTACCAGTTGTGTGGTCTGCGCCTTGCGGGCCTGGAGCAACACCGCCTGGGTCGCCGCTACTGCGCTGCGCTGTGGATTGTGGCCATCCTGCTTATCGGATTTGTGCTCACCAACGATTTTCACCAGCAGGTCTTCCGCTTTGACCGCACAAGCGACACCTGGAGCAACGACTACACGTACGGCTGGGGATATTTCGCCGTCCTCGTGTGGACGGCCTTTAACTTTGTGGCCTTTTTTATCCTGGTGGGCCGGTCCTCGTCCTTTCGCATGGTTGATTTCCGATCTCAGCCGAACACATTGAGCAAATAG
- a CDS encoding glycoside hydrolase family 1 protein, with amino-acid sequence MANIKFPEGFYWGGATAANQFEGAWNVDGRGASVDDHFLGGSYKEPRQITIDIDPDRFYPNHDGIDFYHHYEEDIALFAEMGFNMFRMSISWSRIFPNGDDAEPNEAGLAFYDRVFDCLRAHNIEPLVTLSHYEMPYHLVEKYNGWASRELIGFFEKYCQTVFDRYQDKVKFWLTFNEINSGTMDIGAMMETGLIQGFEGPASAIKTTAQQRYQALHHQFVASGRVVRYAHEHYPQFKMGNMDCFALSYAATCDPADVLATQQEMNSMNWYCSDVQVRGKYPFYAKRFWAENDVELVMEDGDLQDIADGKVDFYTFSYYMSGTVSTHKDHEMTEGNMTFDGKNPYLESTDWGWQIDPLGLRIALNEIYARYEIPLMVVENGMGAYDEVEEDGSIHDPYRIAYLRSHIKAMGEAVADGVDLIAYTWWGPIDLVSAGTGEMRKRYGFIHVDKYDDGTGTYERRRKDSFYAYQRIIKSNGTEGLE; translated from the coding sequence ATGGCAAACATCAAGTTCCCCGAGGGTTTCTATTGGGGTGGCGCCACCGCCGCCAACCAGTTTGAGGGCGCTTGGAACGTGGACGGCCGCGGCGCTTCCGTCGACGACCACTTCCTGGGCGGCAGCTACAAGGAGCCGCGTCAGATTACGATCGACATCGACCCCGATCGCTTCTATCCCAACCATGACGGCATCGACTTCTACCATCACTACGAGGAGGACATCGCGCTGTTCGCCGAGATGGGCTTCAACATGTTCCGCATGTCCATCTCTTGGAGCCGCATCTTCCCCAATGGCGACGACGCCGAGCCCAACGAGGCCGGCCTCGCCTTCTACGACCGCGTCTTCGACTGCCTGCGCGCTCACAACATCGAGCCGCTCGTGACCCTCTCGCACTACGAGATGCCCTATCACTTGGTCGAGAAGTACAACGGCTGGGCGAGCCGCGAGCTCATCGGCTTCTTTGAGAAGTACTGCCAGACCGTCTTTGACCGCTATCAGGACAAGGTCAAGTTCTGGCTCACCTTCAACGAGATCAACTCCGGCACCATGGACATAGGTGCCATGATGGAAACCGGCCTGATCCAGGGCTTCGAGGGTCCGGCAAGCGCCATCAAGACCACCGCTCAGCAGCGCTACCAGGCCCTGCATCACCAGTTTGTGGCGAGCGGTCGCGTCGTGCGCTACGCCCACGAGCACTACCCGCAGTTTAAGATGGGCAACATGGATTGCTTCGCCCTCTCCTACGCCGCTACGTGCGATCCGGCCGACGTGTTAGCCACGCAGCAGGAGATGAATTCCATGAACTGGTACTGCTCCGACGTGCAGGTGCGCGGCAAGTACCCGTTCTACGCCAAGCGCTTCTGGGCCGAGAACGATGTTGAGCTCGTGATGGAGGACGGCGACCTGCAGGATATCGCCGACGGCAAGGTCGATTTCTACACCTTTAGCTACTACATGTCCGGCACCGTGAGCACCCACAAGGACCACGAGATGACCGAGGGCAACATGACCTTTGACGGCAAGAACCCCTACCTGGAGTCTACCGACTGGGGTTGGCAGATCGACCCGCTGGGCCTGCGCATCGCCCTCAACGAGATCTATGCCCGCTACGAGATTCCGCTGATGGTGGTCGAGAACGGCATGGGCGCCTACGACGAGGTCGAGGAGGACGGCTCCATTCACGATCCGTACCGCATCGCCTACCTGCGCAGCCACATCAAGGCCATGGGCGAGGCCGTCGCCGACGGCGTCGACCTGATTGCCTACACCTGGTGGGGTCCCATCGACCTGGTGTCTGCCGGCACCGGTGAGATGCGCAAACGCTACGGCTTCATTCACGTCGACAAATACGACGACGGCACCGGCACCTACGAGCGCCGCCGCAAGGACAGCTTCTACGCATATCAGAGGATCATCAAGTCCAACGGCACGGAAGGTCTGGAGTAA
- a CDS encoding IS30 family transposase: MSGKKNRGSARAVPRAYGRLTRHERDTVQRMLERGASCREIARELGRSPSTVSAEVASHRFVTAPKSRRGERVDASADLSAACPRLAAWPRCCNGCGRYRAIGCKRRPHVFYEARAAQLCADSVLVSSRRGIDADEPAAAARLEAIRDCLRRGLSPEQMAARNGGPVDLSPSTIYRWVSAGYDGMTNMELRRKVGYRPRKSAAGRAATRHSARRSHAAFLALGEDACAAAWEMDTVEGAREDSACLLTLLHRPSRLQLALPLEEKTAGCVADALGDIREVLGADGMGRVFRAVLTDNGAEFSDEAAIAALLGEGPGETRLFYCDPGRSDQKGACERNHVEIRKLLPKGAGIRFDRLSPADLALAMSHVNSEPRGALGFTTPARAFRAMLGDDAAALLDAYGVEDVPLGELDLTPGLIGRARAERGDAPLS; this comes from the coding sequence ATGTCCGGAAAGAAGAATAGGGGCTCCGCGAGGGCGGTCCCGAGGGCCTACGGAAGGCTCACGAGGCACGAGCGGGACACGGTCCAGAGGATGCTGGAGCGCGGGGCCTCGTGCAGGGAGATCGCGAGGGAGCTGGGCAGGTCGCCCTCGACGGTGAGCGCCGAGGTGGCGTCGCACAGGTTCGTGACGGCGCCGAAGTCCAGGCGCGGCGAGCGCGTGGACGCCTCCGCCGACCTGTCGGCGGCCTGCCCGCGCCTGGCCGCGTGGCCGCGATGCTGCAACGGCTGCGGCCGGTACCGCGCGATCGGCTGCAAGCGCCGCCCCCACGTCTTCTACGAGGCCCGGGCCGCGCAGCTGTGCGCCGACTCGGTCCTCGTCTCGTCCAGGCGCGGGATAGACGCCGACGAGCCCGCCGCGGCGGCCAGGCTGGAGGCGATAAGGGACTGCCTGCGCCGGGGGCTCTCGCCCGAGCAGATGGCGGCGCGCAACGGCGGCCCGGTGGACCTGTCGCCGTCGACCATCTACCGCTGGGTCTCGGCGGGCTACGACGGCATGACCAACATGGAGCTCAGGCGCAAGGTCGGCTACAGGCCGAGGAAGAGCGCCGCCGGCCGGGCGGCCACGCGCCACTCCGCCCGCAGGTCGCATGCCGCGTTCCTCGCCCTCGGGGAGGACGCGTGCGCCGCGGCCTGGGAGATGGACACGGTCGAGGGCGCGCGGGAGGACTCCGCCTGCCTGCTCACGCTGCTGCACCGCCCCAGCAGGCTCCAGCTCGCGCTGCCGCTGGAGGAGAAGACCGCCGGGTGCGTCGCGGACGCCCTGGGCGATATCAGGGAGGTCCTCGGCGCCGACGGCATGGGCAGGGTCTTCCGCGCCGTGCTCACCGACAACGGCGCCGAGTTCTCCGACGAGGCGGCGATCGCGGCGCTGCTCGGCGAGGGGCCGGGCGAGACGAGGCTGTTCTACTGCGACCCCGGGCGAAGCGACCAGAAGGGCGCCTGCGAGCGCAACCACGTCGAGATAAGGAAGCTGCTGCCCAAGGGCGCCGGAATCAGGTTCGACCGGCTCTCCCCGGCCGACCTGGCGCTGGCCATGTCGCACGTGAACTCCGAGCCCCGCGGCGCGCTCGGCTTCACGACGCCCGCCCGCGCCTTCAGGGCGATGCTCGGGGACGACGCGGCGGCGCTGCTGGACGCCTACGGCGTGGAGGACGTGCCGCTCGGCGAGCTCGACCTGACGCCGGGACTGATAGGGCGGGCGCGCGCAGAGAGGGGCGATGCCCCGCTGTCCTAG
- the pyrE gene encoding orotate phosphoribosyltransferase, protein MEAYKQEFIKFMVESDVLKFGSFTLKSGRQSPFFMNAGAYVTGYQLKKLGEYYAQAIHDNFGDDFDVLFGPAYKGIPLAVVTAIAYHELYGKEVKYCCDRKEAKDHGADKGNLLGYEPKDGDRVVMVEDVTTSGKSIDETYPKVKAAADVEIKGLIVSLNRMEVGKGGVTTAQKEIEAKYGFPVASIVSMAEVVETLYNHEIDGKVVIDDELKIAIDAYYNQYGAQE, encoded by the coding sequence ATGGAGGCTTACAAGCAAGAGTTCATCAAGTTCATGGTTGAGTCCGACGTTCTTAAGTTCGGCAGCTTTACGCTCAAGAGCGGCCGTCAGTCCCCGTTCTTTATGAACGCCGGCGCTTACGTGACGGGCTATCAGCTCAAGAAGCTGGGCGAGTATTACGCCCAGGCCATCCACGATAACTTTGGCGACGACTTTGACGTCCTGTTTGGGCCGGCCTACAAGGGTATTCCGCTGGCTGTTGTTACCGCCATTGCCTACCACGAGCTGTACGGCAAGGAGGTCAAGTACTGCTGTGACCGCAAGGAGGCCAAGGATCACGGTGCCGATAAGGGCAACCTGCTGGGTTATGAGCCCAAGGACGGCGACCGCGTGGTCATGGTCGAGGACGTTACCACCAGTGGCAAGTCCATCGACGAGACCTATCCCAAGGTCAAGGCTGCTGCCGATGTCGAGATCAAGGGCCTGATCGTGTCCCTCAACCGCATGGAGGTCGGCAAGGGTGGCGTGACCACCGCACAGAAGGAGATCGAGGCAAAGTACGGTTTCCCCGTCGCGAGCATCGTTTCCATGGCCGAGGTCGTCGAGACCCTCTACAACCACGAGATCGACGGCAAGGTCGTCATCGATGACGAGCTCAAGATCGCCATCGATGCCTACTACAATCAATATGGTGCCCAGGAATAG
- a CDS encoding sensor histidine kinase, with protein MTMQISLILPQIVALDVVFALAACLQTIHVPLIASRRSSYNRKVICAYEASLVLHLMISALILFASSGSYLVAPLDVCARAMGGSLWLNAVIFAYGVVLMVHYRRLVMLAELLLVVAVTPPVVFAMGSAWTVVLIAEGAFFLFRSIAALLMDVRNRQEDITAFSTIETINVIPVGILYLDPRGRPLLMNRCMRKNLVELHMPTDLGDMSGTWNDLRKLSMQMPESSRNRVRINLDRFGDARAVIEISPAEIRLFVHDEVMVSGRLFERIIGLDVTEYAHAYDRLAQANHLLELAGQELQSQIEEVKKVADNAAYLRMRARVHDVIGQRLSILHRYLEEGRLDDESLEQIDPLLRSIAADLRSGGASEPAEQLGDIVHAFGLVSVQIDVEGALPEDARVAAAFLQIIREASTNATKHAQAHRVHVRLWQEGADADGIAHMTISNDGSPASVSYREGTGIPGMRHVAQDLGGSLEVHAVPPFTLAVSIPLNASATAQRRSS; from the coding sequence GTGACGATGCAGATTTCGCTCATTCTTCCCCAAATCGTTGCGCTCGATGTTGTCTTTGCCCTGGCTGCGTGTCTGCAGACGATCCACGTCCCGCTCATCGCATCGCGCCGTTCGTCCTATAACCGTAAGGTGATTTGCGCCTACGAGGCGAGCCTTGTGCTTCACCTGATGATTTCGGCGCTCATCTTATTCGCGTCGTCTGGCTCGTATCTGGTGGCACCGCTTGACGTTTGCGCCAGGGCAATGGGCGGATCGCTGTGGCTCAATGCCGTGATCTTTGCCTACGGCGTGGTGCTTATGGTGCACTATCGTCGCCTCGTCATGCTGGCCGAACTGTTGCTCGTTGTCGCCGTGACGCCGCCGGTGGTTTTTGCCATGGGCTCGGCGTGGACCGTTGTCCTTATCGCAGAGGGAGCGTTTTTCCTGTTTCGTTCCATCGCGGCGCTCTTGATGGACGTCCGTAACCGCCAGGAGGATATCACCGCGTTCTCGACGATCGAGACCATCAACGTGATTCCCGTGGGCATCCTGTATCTGGACCCGAGGGGCCGTCCGCTGCTCATGAACCGCTGCATGCGCAAAAACCTAGTGGAACTTCATATGCCCACCGATCTAGGTGACATGAGCGGCACATGGAACGACCTGCGCAAACTCAGCATGCAAATGCCCGAAAGCAGTAGGAACCGTGTGCGGATTAACTTGGATCGTTTTGGTGATGCTCGCGCGGTGATCGAGATTTCTCCCGCCGAGATTCGCCTATTTGTGCACGACGAGGTTATGGTTTCGGGCCGCCTCTTTGAGCGCATTATCGGACTGGACGTGACGGAATACGCACACGCCTACGACCGCTTGGCGCAAGCAAACCACCTACTTGAGCTTGCGGGCCAAGAGCTCCAGTCCCAGATCGAAGAAGTTAAAAAGGTTGCCGACAATGCGGCCTACCTACGTATGCGCGCCCGCGTTCACGATGTGATCGGGCAGCGCCTGTCCATTCTCCATCGCTATTTGGAGGAGGGGCGCCTGGACGACGAGTCGCTCGAGCAGATTGACCCGTTGCTGCGCTCAATTGCCGCCGATTTGCGCAGTGGCGGTGCCAGCGAGCCTGCAGAGCAGCTGGGTGATATCGTCCATGCTTTTGGCTTGGTGAGTGTGCAGATCGATGTCGAGGGTGCGCTGCCTGAGGACGCGCGTGTCGCCGCCGCATTTTTGCAGATTATTCGCGAGGCCTCGACCAATGCCACCAAGCATGCGCAGGCGCATCGGGTCCATGTGCGCCTGTGGCAGGAGGGGGCGGATGCTGACGGCATCGCGCACATGACGATTTCTAACGACGGGTCCCCGGCCTCCGTATCGTATCGCGAGGGAACGGGTATCCCAGGTATGAGGCATGTCGCACAAGATCTGGGTGGCAGCCTAGAGGTCCATGCCGTCCCTCCCTTTACGCTTGCGGTGTCCATCCCGCTCAACGCCAGCGCCACAGCTCAAAGGAGAAGCTCATGA
- a CDS encoding helix-turn-helix transcriptional regulator: MRDMGDTTAYLRRGIREIICLALFFFTFLACEYLFDVRMAEFVSPDEVVIYESLVIGASVIGFFVRPILYYRRPHAIEATSDVTGVLLVAALLLLIMAVQVEVIIAGGLVACCALGYCGSTAHANFARRFARTPCLARAVALSYAMGVLVQVLNHMVMPAGIPQQAVLVVCAIAQVASLHGARRAKLRDESDPNFEPNVAGLSVDALEYGAKWQDDPEAKAAFRRAVARLTVATACLSGVFAALNAGLTTLHATGVVDLGDWPRLLLVVSSLAAGALFDLRGRSYMNIGMTCAAILSTLSFFVLIIDGNGGNELAASIIFYLGSGFFVVFFTTKFAAISLYARWSYFWPCMGRVVNNVCSMLVTAPAVAIISSQNVLAAVGAALVMFVGIAITLLGQLGQRADDAVIRDELAPATDDLGGDLAPTCSDPEPVEAAELTSDERLDAFVATFELTERERDILAALVVSDQSVQDIATTLFLSRSTLYRHISSINKKTGTTSRVALINFFWSWTPKD; this comes from the coding sequence ATGAGGGACATGGGAGACACAACCGCATATTTGCGTCGGGGCATTCGGGAGATTATATGCCTGGCGCTGTTTTTCTTCACGTTTTTGGCGTGCGAGTATCTCTTTGACGTGCGCATGGCCGAGTTCGTGTCTCCGGACGAGGTTGTTATTTATGAGAGCCTTGTTATCGGCGCGAGCGTGATTGGCTTTTTTGTGCGTCCTATTCTGTACTATCGCCGTCCCCATGCCATTGAAGCAACGAGTGACGTTACGGGCGTTTTGCTGGTGGCGGCATTGCTGCTGTTGATTATGGCGGTTCAGGTTGAGGTGATAATTGCCGGCGGTTTGGTGGCGTGCTGCGCGCTGGGCTACTGCGGATCGACTGCCCATGCAAACTTTGCGCGGCGCTTTGCACGGACGCCCTGCTTGGCGCGTGCGGTTGCACTTTCCTACGCCATGGGCGTTCTGGTGCAGGTGCTCAACCACATGGTGATGCCTGCCGGCATTCCTCAGCAGGCTGTTCTGGTCGTCTGCGCGATCGCGCAGGTGGCGTCGCTCCACGGCGCCCGACGCGCCAAGCTTCGCGACGAGTCAGATCCCAACTTTGAACCCAATGTTGCCGGGCTTTCGGTAGATGCTTTGGAATATGGTGCCAAGTGGCAAGACGATCCCGAGGCAAAGGCGGCATTCCGCCGCGCCGTAGCTCGCTTGACCGTGGCGACAGCGTGTCTTTCCGGCGTATTCGCCGCTCTCAACGCGGGTCTCACAACCCTGCATGCTACCGGAGTCGTCGATTTGGGCGATTGGCCACGCCTGCTGCTTGTCGTGAGCTCGTTGGCCGCCGGCGCCCTATTTGACCTGCGCGGCCGTTCGTATATGAATATCGGCATGACATGTGCCGCCATCCTGTCCACGCTTTCGTTCTTTGTGCTCATCATCGATGGCAATGGCGGCAACGAGCTTGCTGCCTCGATCATCTTTTATCTGGGCTCGGGCTTTTTCGTGGTGTTCTTTACCACAAAATTCGCCGCCATCTCGCTCTATGCGCGCTGGTCATATTTTTGGCCGTGCATGGGTCGCGTCGTCAACAACGTGTGCTCGATGCTCGTGACGGCGCCGGCGGTGGCAATCATTTCGAGTCAAAACGTGCTGGCTGCGGTCGGCGCGGCGCTCGTGATGTTTGTGGGCATTGCGATTACGCTGCTGGGACAGTTGGGGCAACGAGCCGATGACGCCGTGATACGGGACGAGCTGGCGCCTGCCACCGATGATCTTGGTGGGGATCTTGCGCCCACATGCTCCGACCCCGAGCCCGTGGAGGCAGCGGAGCTCACGTCCGATGAACGCCTCGATGCCTTCGTCGCCACCTTTGAGCTTACAGAGCGCGAGCGCGATATTCTTGCGGCCTTGGTCGTTTCGGACCAGAGCGTTCAGGACATCGCCACAACGCTTTTCCTTTCGCGCTCCACGCTCTACCGCCACATTTCCTCGATCAACAAAAAGACCGGCACCACCTCACGTGTGGCCCTCATCAACTTCTTCTGGTCCTGGACACCCAAGGACTAG
- a CDS encoding MurR/RpiR family transcriptional regulator yields the protein MDIKRKISEAQGLTPTEQQLGISALAMGEDIRGLSIKEFAARANVSVASVHRFCKKLGLEGFKDLKVELIRLATEAGNRRDVDINFPFDATSTPAQVMERMEGLYQITLAETQELLDPAQLDHAAKLIMRADTVDIYTGSHNLYPAGMFRDRLLSAGKSATCYSNIEAQMRTALASSPSHAAIVISYSGLALNLKEILPVLSGRHVPVTVIGTPYCARLHPGFAAYLTVSDHESMTHRITQFASHIAVQYVLDSLYSSYFAKDYARCSEFLERSFPYTRLPGLK from the coding sequence ATGGATATCAAACGCAAGATTTCCGAGGCACAGGGCCTTACCCCTACCGAGCAGCAGCTCGGCATCTCGGCCCTTGCCATGGGCGAGGACATCCGCGGGCTATCTATTAAGGAATTCGCCGCGCGCGCCAACGTTTCGGTCGCGAGCGTGCACCGCTTCTGCAAAAAGCTCGGCCTCGAGGGCTTTAAGGACCTCAAGGTCGAGCTCATCCGCCTGGCAACCGAGGCGGGCAACCGGCGCGACGTGGACATCAACTTTCCCTTCGACGCCACCTCCACACCCGCGCAGGTCATGGAGCGCATGGAAGGGCTCTACCAGATCACGCTGGCCGAGACGCAGGAGCTGCTCGATCCCGCGCAGCTCGACCACGCCGCCAAGCTCATCATGCGCGCCGATACCGTGGACATCTACACGGGTTCGCACAACCTCTATCCAGCGGGAATGTTCCGCGACCGCCTGCTCTCAGCCGGCAAAAGCGCGACGTGCTACAGCAACATCGAGGCCCAGATGCGGACGGCACTCGCCTCGAGCCCCAGTCATGCAGCGATCGTCATCTCCTACAGCGGCCTTGCGCTCAACCTTAAGGAAATTCTGCCGGTTCTCAGCGGTCGGCATGTTCCGGTCACCGTCATTGGCACGCCATACTGCGCACGCTTGCATCCCGGCTTTGCCGCCTACCTTACGGTGAGTGATCACGAGAGCATGACGCACCGCATCACGCAGTTTGCCAGCCATATCGCCGTGCAATATGTGCTCGATTCGCTCTACAGCAGCTACTTCGCCAAAGACTACGCCCGCTGCTCCGAGTTCCTAGAGCGCTCGTTCCCCTACACCCGCCTGCCAGGGCTTAAGTAG